The genomic DNA TTCCCCAGGCACAGGACAGGCAGGCACTCTTATGGGTCAGGGTTTGCCACAGTTTCACGCCATCCGGTGAGAGGGTTTTCTCTGCCCAGTATTGAATGACGGGAAAACCGCCCCCTGCTTCTGGCACATTGGGATTATCCCGATCGGGAACAGAATTTTGGGCTTCCGGCTTGGGTGCGTCCATCGGGCAAACCTCCAGATCACTGCGAAAGATCACTGCGAATCGGCAAAAGGATTCTCCTATCTGCAAAGTAACGGATTCTGAGCTGAGACGACAGCGGTAGGATATTAAAAATCCTGACGGAGGTGATTAGCGAGTAATCTACAATGGGTTCGCCTATGCCCTTCACCGTAATTCCATGAAACGACTTGCCTTGCTCCTGGGTATCATTGCCCCCCTCCTGACGGCTCTTCCGGGACGGGCAGCCGATCGAATTTACTTTAATTACGGACTGGTGGGGTTTTCGATCGAAGTCAAAGATCTGGAAAGCTTCGCGCAAACGGGGGAAGGAATCGATCGCCTGGGCTACTTATCGATGGTGCTGGGTCGGTATCCAGAGCAGGTGCAAACGGCATTAAAGGCTCGGTATCAGGTTGATCCGGTGATGGTGGGGCAGTTTAGCTACACCGGGTCAGGCGAACAGCTCTTACAGGAAGTTGGCGATATTATTCAGACGGCTTCTGGTCGAAATGGGGCTTCCAGCATTCGGGCAGCCATGATTCTGGCGGCATCTCATCCAGACGGGCTTTCGGTCACGGATTTTCTGCGGCAGTTGCCCACCGATATGCGCGTGGATGTCAGCCGATCGCTGCGGCTCGTGAATTTAATTCGATCGCTGATTCAGGAAACTGAACAATTTGCCGGAGATCTGGCGCAGCAGTCTACTACTACTGCAAAATCGGACACAGATCCCGACTGGAGTAAGCTACCGGATTTGCGTCGGGCAGGCAATCTGACGGTACAGCGGCAAACTCTGACCATTCGAGATGAGCAGCGCAATCGATCGCTTGTCACCGATCTATATCTACCCGCCGGAAACCAGCCCGTCCCGTTAATTGTGATGTCGAACGGATTGGGAGCCAGACGAGATCTGTTTGAAGAACTGGCGCAGCAGCTTGCCTCCCACGGATTTGCCGTCGCCATTCCAGAGCATCCGGGCAGCAATCGCGATCGGCTTTTAGCCTTCTATCAAGGACTCTATCGGGAGAATTTTGACGCAGCGGAATACGTCGATCGTCCTAAAGACATTAGCGTTTTGTTAGATGATTTCGCCCGACGCAATTCAACAGAGCTAGGCGATCGCCTGAATCTTCAGCAGGTCGGTGTGTTTGGCTACTCCTTTGGCGGCACTACGGCGTTATCCCTGGCGGGCGCAAAGTTCGATCGCGCTCAGCTTCAGGCGGATTGCCGGACACAAAGATCGATCGTGAATATCTCGCTGCTGTATCAGTGCCGGGCATTGAATTTGCCGCAGTTGGATCAGGATTTGCGAGACAATCGGGTAAAAGCAATCTATCTGTTTGTCCCGTTTGGGCACAGCTTATTCGGCAAAAATGGACTGCGAGACGTAAAAGTCCCCATCTTCTGGGAAGCTACTGATCAGGACATCCTCACCCCCCTGCTGGTGGAACAGCTCCCCGCCTACCGTGCTCTGGTTGCTCCACAAAAGTATCTGGCAGTCTCCCAAGGCTTACCCCACGCTCGCCTCACCTACGATGCACTGGGCGGAATTAGCAATCGCAAAACCCCCTGGAGCGAACTCAAACGCATCTCCGAAACCTATCACGGCGCTCTCACCGTCGCATTCTTCAAAACGTATATTGCAGAGAATCAAACCTATCAACCGTTCCTTCAGCCAAACTATACCGAGGTTTTAAGCGATAGGGCTTATCCAATTCACTGGATTAGTGGGGATGTTGCAGTAGAGGCGGCGGAGTTGGATTTCTCGAAGTAGGGAAGTAGGGGGAGTAGATGAGTGGATGAGTGGATGAGTGGATGAATTCAAAGTCCCCCAAACTTGGGGGATTTAGGGGGCGTTAGGAGTTGAGCATCCTAACTAGGGATTTGTGTACACAGTAGGGGGAATGAGGCAGCGAAAAGTTTATGGAAATTCGGGCGGAAAGACCAGAGGATATCCCAGGAATCAGACAAGTAAATATTGAAGCATTCGATCGCGTGAATGAAGCGAATTTAGTCGATCGATTACGAGAAGCGACATTTACAGTTTCATTTGTGGCGATCGAGTCTGAACAGGAAACAGAACGAATTGTCGGACACATTTTCTACAGCCCCGTTGAAATTGTAGGAGACGACGGCAATCCCCTCCGCTCCCTGCTCCCCTGCTCCCCCTCCTCATCGCTCTCATTCACCCCTCCACCCCTCCTGGGACTCGCCCCAATGGCAGTGCTGCCAGAGTATCAGAGACGGGGAATTGGGTCACAGTTAATTCGGCATAGCCTCGCGGAATGCGATCGCCTGGGATACAAAGCAATCGTGGTATTGGGTCATCCAGAGTATTATCCAAAGTTTGGATTCGTTCCGGCGAAGGAGAAAGGATTGCGGTGTGAATATCCTGTGCCGGATGAGGTATTCATGGTGCTGGAACTGGAGCAGGGCACACTAGAAGGATGCAGCGGACTGATTAGATATCGATCGGAATTTAATGAGGTGGAATAGCGATCGGGCTGGCAATCTTTTGTTGCTTTGGCAATAAATTAGCGGTCAATCCAAACTGCTTCCAGACGAAAATATCGTTTAAAAAATTCAAATAATTTAACAATTATAAGACTATTACTTCTCCTACTTTGGGTAGAGATGGTCGCCTGTCGAAACGGGTAGAGTATTCACCTAATTGGATGTGATTGTATCGATCACAAATCCTGGATTGTTTCTAATTGTCCTAAGACGATCGATCGCTCTCAGGGATCACTCAGAAGGATGATCTGGCTTACTGGCTTCACTCACCGACTGAGATTTTCTTTTCATGATCCGAGGAGTGGCTAACGTCTTTAGCGATCGTGCTGAAAGCTTCTTATCAGTTCCAGTAAATTACTTTTCTCAAAAGCTTTTCAGCTCTCTATTTTTGCCACTAAACGTGGTGTTTAACTGTAAATCTTTCCATCGCTTACTAATACCGAGGTAGGCAAACGTCTATGGCAACGAAATTCCCAAAATTTAGCCAGGGGATTGCTCAAGAAGTAACCACAAGGCGACTTTGGTACGGAATTGCGACTGCCCATGATTTTGAAAGTCATGATGGAATGACGGAAGAGAATCTTTATCAAAAGATTTTTGCTTCCCACTTTGGTCATCTGGCAATCATTTTCCTCTGGACATCCAGTCTTCTGTTCCACGTCGCCTGGCAGGGCAACTTTGAACGGTGGATTAAAGATCCGATCCACACTCGTCCGATCGCCCACGCGATTTGGGACCCCCACTTTGGTAAGCCCGCAGTGGATGCGTTTACTCAGGGTGGCGTGGATTATCCGGTCAACATTGCCTACTCTGGCGTGTATCACTGGTGGTATACGATCGGGATGCGAACCAACGGTGAACTCTACATGGGTTCCCTCTTCCTCATCCTGTTGTCAGCGATCTTTCTATTTGCGGGCTGGCTGCACCTTCAGCCGAAGTTCCGTCCCTCGCTGTCCTGGTTCAAAAATGCTGAATCTCGCCTGAATCACCACTTGGCTGGTTTGTTTGGCGTCAGCTCTCTCGCCTGGGCAGGTCACATGGTTCACGTCGCAATTCCAGAGTCGCGCGGCATCCATGTGGGTTGGGATAACTTCCTGACGATGAAGCCGCACCCGGCAGGATTGGCACCGTTCTTTACCGGAAATTGGGGAGTCTATGCCCAGAATCCCGACTCTGCGGAGCATGTCTTTACGACTTCGCAAGGTGCTGGAACGGCAATTCTGACCTTCCTGGGTGGCTTCCATCCGCAGACCGAATCGCTGTGGCTGACGGACATTGCCCATCACCATCTGGCGATCGCCGTGATTTTCATCATTGCGGGTCATATGTACCGCACCAACTTTGGAATTGGGCACAGCATCAAAGAAATGCTCAACTCTAAAGCGGGTCTGCTAACTCCCAGAAGTGAAGGTCAGTTCAATCTGCCGCACCACGGGCTGTACGACACCTACAACAACTCGCTGCACTTCCAGTTAGGGATTCACCTGGCTGCCCTGGGTGTGGTGACGTCGCTGGTGGCGCAGCATATGTATTCCATGCCGCCCTACGCCTTTATGGCAAGGGATTTCACCACGCAGGCGGCGCTCTATACCCATCACCAGTACATTGCTGGATTTCTGATGGTTGGCGCGTTTGCCCACGGTGCGATCTTCTGGGTGCGGGATTACGATCCGGTGCAGAACAAAGGGAACGTCCTCGATCGCGTTCTCAATCACAAAGAAGCGATCATCTCTCACTTGAGCTGGGTATCGTTGTTCCTGGGCTTCCATACATTAGGTCTGTACGTCCATAACGACGTGATGCAGGCTTTTGGAACGCCCGAAAAACAAATCCTGATTGAGCCTGTGTTCGCGCAGTTCATTCAGGCATCCCACGGCAAACTGCTTTACGGTATGGATACGCTGCTGTCAAATCCTGGCAGCATTGCTTCCACAGCATGGCCCAACCACGGCAACGTCTGGCTTCCGGGCTGGCTCGGTGCGATTAACTCCGGGAATAATTCCCTATTCCTCACGATCGGTCCGGGTGACTTCTTGATTCACCACGCGATCGCTCTGGGACTGCACGTTACAACTTTGATTGGTGTTAAAGGCGCACTCGACGCACGCGGCACCAAACTGATGCCCGACAAGAAAGACTTTGGCTTTACCTTCCCTTGCGACGGTCCCGGTCGTGGCGGTACTTGCCAAACCTCTGGATGGGAACAGTCTTTCTATCTGGCAATCTTCTGGATGCTGAATACGATCGCCTGGGCAACTTTCTACTTCCACTGGAAGCACCTGGGCATCTGGTCAGGCAACGTCGCTCAGTTTAACGAAAGCTCAACCTACATCATGGGCTGGCTGCGCGATTACCTCTGGCTCTATTCGGGTCCAATCATCAACGGCTATAACCCCTACGGCATGAACAGCATCGCCGTTTGGGACTGGATGTTCCTCTTCGGGCATCTGGTGTGGGCAACGGGCTTCATGTTCCTGATTAGCTGGCGCGGTTATTGGCAAGAGCTGATCGAAACGCTGGTCTGGGCACATGAACGCACGCCTCTCGCGAACCTGATTCGCTGGAAGGATAAGCCCGTCGCACTGTCGATCGTTCAAGGTTGGTTAACGGGTCTAATCCACTTCACGGTGGGCTACATCCTAACCTACGCCGCCTTCCTCATAGGCGCAACTGCCGGACGATTCCCAGTCAACTAAAAATTCCTGGTTAAGTCAGGGATAAACCGACGATCGAAAACGGAATCAACTTTGGGAAGGGTGTCTCTACTGAGGGACTTAACTGCCAAGGGAGATACCCAACCCAGAAGGAGCAGTTGATTTAGCTTTCGGGAGTCACAAACAAGTTACAAAACTAGTTACAAACCGATCGCTGGAGAAGAGCGGTCAAACCTACAACCTTTTTAAGGTGTTGCCATAAGTCCAGGGCGGGGAGCAGGTCTTCGCCCTCTTTATTGTGTGGATGGGTGGATGAGTCGATGAGTGGATGGGTAGGCGAGTGAGGAGTTACCAGTCTCTACGGCTGAAGTAAACGGGGAGCCAGTCAGTTAGAGGATTCCACCTGAACGCTACGCACCATAGACCGTAGGTGTTGCTGTCATAGGTTAGGTAGATAGCTAGATGCTGATCCCCGCGATACTGCTGAATTAAAACTCAACTAGCTCGTGACTCTCATCTGCTTCTAATTCAGAAGAAGGACAAAATTGCCTTATATATTAGTGGGCTTTTGGAACTAGCTGCTATAGTTCAGCCTCCGCCTGAGCGAGAAGCTTCCAGGCACTAGCAGAAGGTTTACCGTTATCGTCGGGGATGCGGAGATCGCATTCAACTGACTCTAAACACGAAGTCCAGCCAGCGGAGCAGCAGGTCGAGGCGGCAGTGGGGGCGATCGGGTTTTGATGAGGTTCATTAACTGATGGGGCTGTGCCAGCAGGCACTGTCGTAAAGTAGGTATTTAGGGTGAGAACCACAGAAGTACCAGTTAAGTCTTCTGCTGGGAGACTATATCTAGAGGGTCGCCCCTTTGTAATCGCTGAGCGTTGGCAATGACGGAACAACAGATCGAACAAGCACTAATTGAAAAACTGGGTGACCTTAAATACAGCTACCGTCCGGACATCCGCGATCGCGCCGCGCTGGAGAAAAACTTCCGTGAGAAGTTCGAGGCACTTAATCGAGTCCGTCTGCTCGATTCCGAGTTTGAACGCCTGCTAGAGCAGATTATTACCCCGGATGTTTTTGCTGCTGCTAGACTTCTGCGTGAGCGCAGCAGCTTCGAGCGTGAAGACGGTACACCGCTGTTCTATACCCTGGTCAATATTAAAGAGTGGTGTAAAAACACCTTTGAGGTGGTCAACCAGCTTCGCATCAATACGGACAGCAGCCACCACCGATATGATGTGATCCTGCTGATCAATGGTGTGCCAGTGGTGCAAATTGAGCTAAAAACGCTCACCATCAGTCCGCGCCGTGCCATGCAGCAGATCGTCGATTACAAAAACGACCCCGGTAACGGCTACACCAGAACTCTGCTGTGCTTTCTGCAATTGTTCATCGTTAGCAACCGTAGCGATACCTGGTACTTTGCTAACAACAACAGCCGTCACTTCAGCTTCAACGCCGACGAGCGTTTTCTGCCGCTCTACCAGTTCGCCGGGGAGAACAACAAAAAAATCACTCATCTGGACAGCTTTGCTGAGGCATTCTTAGCTAAATGTACGCTGGCGCAAATGATTAGCCGCTACATGGTGCTGGTCGCCAGCGAACAGAAGCTGATGATGATGCGCCCCTATCAGATTTATGCCGTCAAGTCGATTGTGGAGTGCATTCACCAAAACTGCGGCAACGGCTATATCTGGCATACCACGGGCAGCGGTAAAACGCTCACCTCCTTCAAGGCATCAACGCTGCTCAAGGACAACCCGGACATTGAGAAATGCCTGTTTGTCGTGGATCGGAAGGATCTCGATCGCCAGACGCGGGAGGAATTCAACAAATTTCAGGAGGGCTGCGTCGAGGAGAACACGAATACTGAAACTCTGGTGCAGCGGCTACTCTCTAACGATTATGCCAATAAGGTGATTGTGACAACGATCCAAAAGCTAGGCTTAGCACTGGATGATGGTAGCAAAACCGGCAGCAAACGCAGCAAAAAAACCAGCTATAAGCAGCGGTTGGAACCGCTTCGTCAAAAACGCATCGTCTTTATCTTTGATGAATGCCATCGATCGCAGTTTGGCGAGAACCACAGGGCGATCAAGGAATTTTTTCCCAACGCTCAGCTATTTGGCTTTACGGGTACGCCGATTTTTGAGCAGAATGCCACCTACCAGCAGATCGAAGGTCAGCAAGCCTCCTACAAAACCACGGAAGACATCTTCCAGCAGCAACTGCACGCTTATACCATCACCGACGCGATCGAAGACCGCAACGTCCTGCGGTTCCACATTGACTACTACAAGCCTGAAGGCAAGCACATTCCCAAGCCAGGAGAACTGCTGGCAAAGAAACCCATCGTCGAGGCGATTTTGGCGAAGCACGATGCCGCTACTGCTGGACGCAAGTTTAACGCGGTTCTAGCCACCAGTTCTATCAACGATGCCATCGAATACTATCGTCTATTCAAGGAAATCCAGGACAAGAAACAGAGCAAAGACAGCACCTTCCAGCCACTAAATGTTGCCTGTGTGTTTTCCCCACCTGCCGAAGGCAACAAGGACGTTCAGCAGATTCAGGAGGACTTACCCCAAGAAAAGGCTGACAACCAGATTGCCCCGGAGGAAAAGAAGACAGCACTGAAGGCAATTGTTGCCGATTACAACACTCGCTACGGAACCAATCACGATATCAACTCCTTTGACCTGTACTATCAGGATGTGCAAAAGCGCATCAAGGATCAGCAATACCCTAATCAGGACTTGCCCCATGCCCAAAAGATTGATCTGGTGATTGTAGTAGATATGCTGCTTACTGGCTTCGATTCTAAATTCCTCAATACGCTCTATGTAGACAAAAACCTCAAATACCACGGGCTGATTCAGGCGTTTTCGCGTACTAATCGGGTACTGAATGACACCAAGCCCTACGGCAGCATTCTCGACTTCCGCGATCAGCAGCAGGCGGTGGACGAGGCAATTACTCTCTTCTCAGGCGAACACCAGGAAAAGGCGAAAGAAATTTGGCTGGTCGATGCTGCCCCAGAGGTGATTCATAACCTGGAAATAGCAGTTCAAAAGCTGGATGAGTTTATGCAATCTCAGGGGGTTGCTTGTGCCCCGGAGGAAGTGCCCAACCTTAAAGGTGATGCGGCGCGTAGCCAGTTTGTCAATTTGTTTAAGGAGGTGCAGCGGCTCAAGACCCAGCTTGACCAATACACTGACCTCACGCCAGAAGATAACGCAGCCATTGAGCAAGTGATTTCCTCAGAGCAGCTACAAGCCTTCCGGGGGGTGTATTTAGAAACTGCCCAGCGTTTGAAAGCCCAGCAGGAGAAAAGCGATACTGTCGTCCCAGAGGTGCAGCAGCTTGATTTTGAATTTGTGCTGTTTGCCTCTGCGGTGATTGATTACGACTACATCATGGCACTGCTAGCTCGTTATACCCAGGCGAAACCGGGCAAACAAACAATGAGCCGCGATCAGTTGATTGGTCTGATTCAATCTGATGCGAAGTTCATGGACGATCGTGAAGATATTGCCGCCTATATCAGCACTCTGCAAGTGGGCGAAGGGCTGGACGAAAAAACAATCCGCCAGGGGTATGAGAATTTCAAGGCGGAAAAGAGTGCCCGTGAACTGGCTGAAGTTGCCAAAAAGCACGGGCTAGAACCTGATGCGCTGCAAGCATTTGTAGACGGCATTCTGCTGCGGATGATTTTTGATGGCGAACAACTTAGCGATCTGCTGGCTCCGTTAGAGTTGGGCTGGAAGGCTCGCACTCAAAAGGAACTGGCACTGATGGAGGATTTGATCCCGCTGCTGCACAAACTCGCTCAAGGACGGGAAATTTCAGGGTTGGGGGCGTATGAGCAATAAGGCGGATTTAACAAATGTGAATCAAGAAACTGAGCGCAAGTTAAAGCCTAAATTACGCTTTCGTGATTTCCGAGATGCAGAGGAATGGAGTAATGAGAAACTAAAAAGCTTGTACTCCTTCAAAGCAACTAACTCCTATTCTAGAGATAAGCTAAATTATGAAAACGGCTTGGTGAAAAATATTCACTATGGCGATATACATACTAAGTTTTCAGCGTTATTTAATATCGAAAATGAAATTGTGCCTTTCATAAATCCTTCGGAGTCTCTCGAAAAGATCAGCATAGATTCTTACTGTGTCGAGGGAGACATAATATTTGCTGACGCATCGGAAGATTTAGATGGTGTCGGGAAAAGCATCGAGATAGTCCATCTTAACAACGAGAAGTTGCTGTCTGGATTACATACACTTTTAGCACGACAAAGAGATAATAGATTTGTTGTTGGTTTTGGTGGGCATCTATTTAAGTCAAGCTGGATGCGAACTCAAATTAAAAGGGAATCTCAAGGAGCAAAGGTTCTTGGAATATCAGCTACAAGGTTATCAAATATTGATGTTGTTTTTCCTTCAAATAAGAAAGAACAACAAAAAATTGCTGACTGCCTTTCTTCTATAGACGATCGCATTACCGCAGAAAACCAAAAGCTCGACACCCTCAAAGCTCACAAAAAAGGGCTGATGCAGCAGCTTTTTCCCGTCGAAGGCAAAACACTTCCAAAACTACGCTTCATTGAGTTTCGTAATGCTTCAGAGTGGGAGGTGAAAAGAATCGAAGACTTATCAGTAAGAGGATCTGGACATACGCCAAAT from Leptolyngbya ohadii IS1 includes the following:
- a CDS encoding alpha/beta hydrolase; the protein is MKRLALLLGIIAPLLTALPGRAADRIYFNYGLVGFSIEVKDLESFAQTGEGIDRLGYLSMVLGRYPEQVQTALKARYQVDPVMVGQFSYTGSGEQLLQEVGDIIQTASGRNGASSIRAAMILAASHPDGLSVTDFLRQLPTDMRVDVSRSLRLVNLIRSLIQETEQFAGDLAQQSTTTAKSDTDPDWSKLPDLRRAGNLTVQRQTLTIRDEQRNRSLVTDLYLPAGNQPVPLIVMSNGLGARRDLFEELAQQLASHGFAVAIPEHPGSNRDRLLAFYQGLYRENFDAAEYVDRPKDISVLLDDFARRNSTELGDRLNLQQVGVFGYSFGGTTALSLAGAKFDRAQLQADCRTQRSIVNISLLYQCRALNLPQLDQDLRDNRVKAIYLFVPFGHSLFGKNGLRDVKVPIFWEATDQDILTPLLVEQLPAYRALVAPQKYLAVSQGLPHARLTYDALGGISNRKTPWSELKRISETYHGALTVAFFKTYIAENQTYQPFLQPNYTEVLSDRAYPIHWISGDVAVEAAELDFSK
- a CDS encoding GNAT family N-acetyltransferase, whose product is MEIRAERPEDIPGIRQVNIEAFDRVNEANLVDRLREATFTVSFVAIESEQETERIVGHIFYSPVEIVGDDGNPLRSLLPCSPSSSLSFTPPPLLGLAPMAVLPEYQRRGIGSQLIRHSLAECDRLGYKAIVVLGHPEYYPKFGFVPAKEKGLRCEYPVPDEVFMVLELEQGTLEGCSGLIRYRSEFNEVE
- the psaB gene encoding photosystem I core protein PsaB, which produces MATKFPKFSQGIAQEVTTRRLWYGIATAHDFESHDGMTEENLYQKIFASHFGHLAIIFLWTSSLLFHVAWQGNFERWIKDPIHTRPIAHAIWDPHFGKPAVDAFTQGGVDYPVNIAYSGVYHWWYTIGMRTNGELYMGSLFLILLSAIFLFAGWLHLQPKFRPSLSWFKNAESRLNHHLAGLFGVSSLAWAGHMVHVAIPESRGIHVGWDNFLTMKPHPAGLAPFFTGNWGVYAQNPDSAEHVFTTSQGAGTAILTFLGGFHPQTESLWLTDIAHHHLAIAVIFIIAGHMYRTNFGIGHSIKEMLNSKAGLLTPRSEGQFNLPHHGLYDTYNNSLHFQLGIHLAALGVVTSLVAQHMYSMPPYAFMARDFTTQAALYTHHQYIAGFLMVGAFAHGAIFWVRDYDPVQNKGNVLDRVLNHKEAIISHLSWVSLFLGFHTLGLYVHNDVMQAFGTPEKQILIEPVFAQFIQASHGKLLYGMDTLLSNPGSIASTAWPNHGNVWLPGWLGAINSGNNSLFLTIGPGDFLIHHAIALGLHVTTLIGVKGALDARGTKLMPDKKDFGFTFPCDGPGRGGTCQTSGWEQSFYLAIFWMLNTIAWATFYFHWKHLGIWSGNVAQFNESSTYIMGWLRDYLWLYSGPIINGYNPYGMNSIAVWDWMFLFGHLVWATGFMFLISWRGYWQELIETLVWAHERTPLANLIRWKDKPVALSIVQGWLTGLIHFTVGYILTYAAFLIGATAGRFPVN
- a CDS encoding type I restriction endonuclease subunit R; the encoded protein is MTEQQIEQALIEKLGDLKYSYRPDIRDRAALEKNFREKFEALNRVRLLDSEFERLLEQIITPDVFAAARLLRERSSFEREDGTPLFYTLVNIKEWCKNTFEVVNQLRINTDSSHHRYDVILLINGVPVVQIELKTLTISPRRAMQQIVDYKNDPGNGYTRTLLCFLQLFIVSNRSDTWYFANNNSRHFSFNADERFLPLYQFAGENNKKITHLDSFAEAFLAKCTLAQMISRYMVLVASEQKLMMMRPYQIYAVKSIVECIHQNCGNGYIWHTTGSGKTLTSFKASTLLKDNPDIEKCLFVVDRKDLDRQTREEFNKFQEGCVEENTNTETLVQRLLSNDYANKVIVTTIQKLGLALDDGSKTGSKRSKKTSYKQRLEPLRQKRIVFIFDECHRSQFGENHRAIKEFFPNAQLFGFTGTPIFEQNATYQQIEGQQASYKTTEDIFQQQLHAYTITDAIEDRNVLRFHIDYYKPEGKHIPKPGELLAKKPIVEAILAKHDAATAGRKFNAVLATSSINDAIEYYRLFKEIQDKKQSKDSTFQPLNVACVFSPPAEGNKDVQQIQEDLPQEKADNQIAPEEKKTALKAIVADYNTRYGTNHDINSFDLYYQDVQKRIKDQQYPNQDLPHAQKIDLVIVVDMLLTGFDSKFLNTLYVDKNLKYHGLIQAFSRTNRVLNDTKPYGSILDFRDQQQAVDEAITLFSGEHQEKAKEIWLVDAAPEVIHNLEIAVQKLDEFMQSQGVACAPEEVPNLKGDAARSQFVNLFKEVQRLKTQLDQYTDLTPEDNAAIEQVISSEQLQAFRGVYLETAQRLKAQQEKSDTVVPEVQQLDFEFVLFASAVIDYDYIMALLARYTQAKPGKQTMSRDQLIGLIQSDAKFMDDREDIAAYISTLQVGEGLDEKTIRQGYENFKAEKSARELAEVAKKHGLEPDALQAFVDGILLRMIFDGEQLSDLLAPLELGWKARTQKELALMEDLIPLLHKLAQGREISGLGAYEQ
- a CDS encoding restriction endonuclease subunit S, with amino-acid sequence MSNKADLTNVNQETERKLKPKLRFRDFRDAEEWSNEKLKSLYSFKATNSYSRDKLNYENGLVKNIHYGDIHTKFSALFNIENEIVPFINPSESLEKISIDSYCVEGDIIFADASEDLDGVGKSIEIVHLNNEKLLSGLHTLLARQRDNRFVVGFGGHLFKSSWMRTQIKRESQGAKVLGISATRLSNIDVVFPSNKKEQQKIADCLSSIDDRITAENQKLDTLKAHKKGLMQQLFPVEGKTLPKLRFIEFRNASEWEVKRIEDLSVRGSGHTPNKSQPSYYNGGIKWVSLADSNKLDNGYIYETKVEISKEGLKNSSAVLHPVGTVIISRDAGVGKSAVLYSEMAVSQHFIAWRCDESKLSNWFLYYFLQVLKPKFEAIATGSTIKTIGLPYFKEICITIPSVLEQKKIADCLISIDELVAAQTQKIEALKLHKKGLMQQLFPSINEVSG